One Gloeobacter morelensis MG652769 DNA window includes the following coding sequences:
- a CDS encoding ISL3 family transposase has protein sequence MWRHSQKKDWDAVVRISIDEFGMRRGHDFKTVVSNIETGELLEVVDSHKQKEIIENLSRQASSVREAVEEVSIDMWGGFTKVVQQVFPNAVIVYDRFHVMRMVVSEVKKIARQCGIGKRKEQCCLLKNGKDLSVEESEKLEAALQRDKRLRQAYEYKEEFRLIYEESQTVEEGQRNLEAWLLKVRKVYGKVVQTISEHFEGICNYFISRSSSGVMEGINNRIKLIKRQGYGFTNFENLRLRLLACFTGKGSPSH, from the coding sequence ATGTGGCGGCACAGTCAAAAAAAAGACTGGGACGCAGTGGTACGCATAAGCATCGATGAGTTCGGCATGCGGCGAGGTCACGATTTCAAGACGGTCGTCAGCAATATTGAGACGGGCGAACTGCTGGAAGTGGTGGACAGCCATAAACAGAAGGAGATCATCGAAAACCTGTCAAGGCAAGCATCCTCGGTGCGTGAAGCGGTCGAGGAAGTGAGCATAGACATGTGGGGAGGATTTACGAAGGTTGTGCAGCAAGTGTTTCCGAATGCCGTGATTGTCTACGACCGATTTCACGTGATGCGGATGGTTGTGTCCGAGGTCAAAAAGATTGCCCGTCAGTGTGGCATTGGCAAACGCAAGGAGCAGTGCTGTTTGCTGAAGAATGGCAAGGACTTGAGTGTCGAGGAGAGTGAGAAGTTGGAGGCCGCTCTGCAGCGGGACAAGCGTTTGCGTCAGGCCTACGAATACAAAGAAGAATTTCGGTTAATTTATGAAGAGAGTCAGACAGTGGAAGAAGGACAGCGGAACTTGGAAGCATGGCTGCTGAAAGTTCGCAAGGTCTATGGGAAGGTGGTGCAGACGATTAGTGAGCATTTCGAGGGGATCTGCAACTATTTTATCAGTCGTTCGAGTAGCGGTGTAATGGAGGGAATCAACAATCGAATCAAGTTGATTAAGCGTCAAGGTTACGGCTTTACAAACTTTGAGAACCTGCGTCTGCGTCTGCTGGCCTGCTTTACGGGAAAAGGCTCCCCTTCACACTGA
- a CDS encoding helix-turn-helix domain-containing protein, which produces MGLEITELLELPNIYVESYSKTDKGWLLQLRPLSDGMRCPGCGRFIDRVHQAPKVIIRDLAILKRPVHLQIPRRQFHCPDCQRYATEQLEFVDWRRRHTRRFEQDVYERVQHSSLEQIAREEGISPEEVRGIFEHVAAQSKKRLGRSGTHKHR; this is translated from the coding sequence ATGGGCCTCGAAATCACCGAACTCCTCGAACTACCGAACATCTACGTCGAATCCTACTCCAAGACCGACAAGGGGTGGCTGTTGCAGTTGCGCCCTCTCAGTGACGGCATGCGTTGCCCTGGTTGTGGACGGTTCATTGACCGTGTCCATCAAGCACCAAAAGTAATCATTCGCGACTTGGCTATTCTCAAACGACCCGTCCATCTACAAATCCCCCGCCGTCAATTTCACTGTCCAGATTGCCAACGCTACGCCACCGAGCAATTGGAGTTTGTCGATTGGCGGCGGCGACATACTCGACGTTTTGAGCAGGATGTTTATGAACGGGTACAACACTCAAGCCTCGAACAGATTGCCCGCGAAGAAGGGATCAGCCCGGAGGAAGTGCGCGGCATATTTGAGCATGTGGCGGCACAGTCAAAAAAAAGACTGGGACGCAGTGGTACGCATAAGCATCGATGA
- a CDS encoding glycosyltransferase family 4 protein, whose product MKLRLLFVSSALGPLGTGMAGGVEFNVLTLAAELIRRGHRVHIVAPEGSRTGGVPLVATVSGLPPASAQHTGRDSPVILPQPSALANLFEAARERQDDYDVIFNWCYDWLPLYLTPFFRTPLAHMITMGSLLESIDREIARVLAAFPGTVAVYTRSQAETFGSIEGLTVLPFGLDPTSYDFCPTPAAEPFLAWVGRIAPEKGLEDALAVAAACHLPLHLLGRMQDALYFERVCALHPTARVHYEGFFDTEQMQRRLGGALGMLFTPKWLEAFGNVAIEAMACGVPVVAYARGGPAETIQDGLTGFLVPPDDIAAMIQAVGRLGQIDRAACRAHVEAHYSLAALGGRFEAWFAGCARSRTGQMSSKGL is encoded by the coding sequence TTGAAGCTGCGTTTGTTGTTTGTTTCTTCCGCCCTCGGGCCTTTGGGCACCGGCATGGCGGGCGGTGTCGAGTTTAATGTGCTCACCCTGGCGGCCGAACTGATCCGCCGCGGTCATCGGGTGCACATCGTCGCCCCCGAAGGCAGCCGCACCGGCGGGGTGCCCCTGGTGGCGACGGTTTCGGGATTGCCGCCGGCCTCCGCCCAGCACACCGGCCGCGACAGCCCGGTGATCCTGCCCCAGCCCTCGGCACTGGCCAACCTGTTCGAAGCCGCCCGCGAACGCCAGGACGACTACGACGTCATCTTCAACTGGTGCTACGACTGGCTGCCCCTGTATCTCACCCCGTTTTTCCGTACGCCGCTGGCCCACATGATCACGATGGGCTCGCTGCTTGAATCGATCGACCGCGAGATTGCCCGGGTGCTTGCGGCCTTTCCGGGGACCGTCGCCGTCTACACCCGCTCCCAGGCCGAGACGTTCGGATCTATCGAAGGACTCACAGTCTTACCCTTCGGGTTGGATCCGACCAGTTACGACTTTTGCCCGACGCCTGCGGCCGAACCGTTTCTCGCCTGGGTGGGCCGCATCGCCCCCGAAAAGGGCCTCGAAGATGCCCTGGCGGTGGCCGCCGCCTGTCATCTGCCCTTGCACCTGCTGGGGAGGATGCAGGATGCGCTGTACTTCGAGCGGGTGTGCGCTTTGCACCCCACCGCCCGCGTGCACTACGAAGGCTTCTTTGATACCGAGCAGATGCAGCGCCGCCTTGGGGGGGCACTGGGGATGCTGTTCACTCCTAAATGGCTCGAAGCGTTCGGCAATGTCGCCATCGAGGCGATGGCCTGCGGCGTGCCGGTGGTGGCCTACGCCCGCGGCGGTCCTGCCGAAACGATCCAAGATGGCTTGACCGGATTTCTGGTCCCCCCCGACGATATCGCCGCGATGATCCAGGCGGTGGGCCGTCTGGGACAAATCGACCGGGCCGCCTGCCGCGCCCACGTCGAAGCACACTACTCGCTGGCAGCTTTAGGAGGACGCTTCGAGGCGTGGTTTGCCGGGTGTGCCCGCTCGCGCACTGGACAGATGTCCTCGAAAGGATTATAA
- the folD gene encoding bifunctional methylenetetrahydrofolate dehydrogenase/methenyltetrahydrofolate cyclohydrolase FolD, producing MSAAILDGKALAARIQAELTCEVQSLQERFGRPPGLSVLWVGDNPASAAYVRNKNKSGQAVGIDVAKSQHLKASLSETQLLALIDRLNADLTVDGILVQLPLPEHIDSGRVLNRIAPEKDVDGLHPVNLGRLVRGEPGLRSCTPAGVMRILSEAGVPLAGKTAVVIGRSILVGKPVALMLLEKDATVITAHSRTADLSAITQMADVLVVAAGRPELVTAAMVRPGAVVIDVGINRVTDYEGNSRLVGDVDFDSVREVAAAITPVPRGVGPMTVTMLLANTVQSYKQRLIE from the coding sequence TTGTCCGCAGCCATTCTCGACGGCAAAGCCCTGGCCGCCCGCATTCAGGCCGAGCTGACTTGCGAGGTGCAGTCGCTGCAGGAGCGCTTCGGCCGCCCGCCCGGCCTCTCCGTGCTGTGGGTGGGAGACAACCCGGCCTCCGCCGCCTACGTCCGCAACAAAAACAAATCCGGTCAGGCGGTGGGGATCGATGTCGCCAAAAGTCAGCACCTCAAAGCGAGCCTCTCCGAGACGCAACTGTTGGCCCTCATCGACCGCCTCAACGCCGATCTGACCGTGGATGGCATCCTCGTCCAACTGCCGTTGCCGGAGCACATCGACAGCGGTCGGGTATTGAACCGCATCGCCCCTGAAAAAGACGTCGACGGTCTGCACCCGGTGAATCTGGGGCGGCTGGTGCGCGGCGAGCCGGGTTTGCGCTCGTGCACCCCGGCCGGGGTGATGCGGATCCTCTCCGAGGCGGGGGTGCCCCTGGCGGGCAAGACGGCCGTCGTCATCGGCCGCAGCATCCTGGTGGGCAAACCCGTCGCCCTGATGCTGCTTGAAAAAGACGCCACTGTGATCACCGCCCACTCGCGCACGGCGGATCTAAGCGCCATCACCCAGATGGCGGACGTGCTGGTGGTAGCCGCCGGGCGGCCGGAACTGGTCACCGCCGCCATGGTCCGGCCCGGGGCGGTGGTCATCGACGTGGGCATCAACCGCGTCACCGACTACGAGGGCAACAGCCGCCTGGTGGGCGACGTCGATTTTGATTCTGTCCGCGAGGTAGCTGCGGCGATCACCCCGGTGCCGCGGGGCGTCGGACCGATGACGGTGACGATGCTGTTGGCCAACACCGTCCAGAGCTACAAACAGCGGCTGATCGAATAG
- a CDS encoding Uma2 family endonuclease: MFATVPSQGIQPRPFTVDEYYRMGKAGIFHPDERVELIDGLIIRMPPQGPLHAATVSRIVAYLLSCCPAQGAEVRDDKPIALGEQSEPVPDVTVVAPDPEGDYYSAHHPGPGDVLLVIEVADSSLDKDLGIKRAAYARAGIREYWVVDVEIRRLHRFSDPQDGLYCNAVVLGESDFLSPDAFPALSISVADLLAKRR, translated from the coding sequence ATGTTTGCGACCGTGCCGTCTCAAGGAATCCAACCCCGTCCATTTACGGTGGACGAGTACTACCGCATGGGCAAAGCAGGCATCTTTCACCCGGATGAACGGGTCGAACTCATCGACGGACTGATCATTCGCATGCCTCCCCAGGGTCCATTACACGCCGCGACGGTAAGCCGGATAGTCGCTTATTTGCTCTCCTGTTGCCCTGCGCAGGGCGCCGAGGTCCGTGACGATAAGCCGATTGCCCTAGGTGAGCAGTCTGAGCCGGTGCCGGATGTGACGGTGGTGGCCCCGGATCCTGAGGGCGATTATTATTCCGCTCATCACCCCGGTCCGGGTGATGTTTTGCTGGTGATCGAAGTGGCGGATTCGAGTCTCGATAAGGACCTGGGCATCAAAAGAGCCGCCTACGCTCGCGCCGGTATCCGCGAGTACTGGGTTGTGGATGTAGAAATTCGTCGCTTGCATCGCTTCAGTGATCCCCAGGACGGGCTTTATTGCAATGCAGTAGTACTGGGTGAAAGTGATTTTCTGTCGCCGGATGCCTTTCCCGCGCTGAGCATCTCCGTCGCGGACTTGCTGGCCAAGCGCAGGTAA
- a CDS encoding FdhF/YdeP family oxidoreductase, whose translation MARVLKPYAAGSAVFKISRGGGLPVLLYWAEKTLTHRTLLWQKLNHKSACKSCAWGTGGQKGGFFNEKHEPLQRCAKSVESIASDLQGPVGRDCFARMDLAHLRELSSMEADKLGRLSHPVIRRANSDRYEPIRWDEVFAIAAQAFSAPPERVASYSSGRSSNEAAYILQLMLRAYGSNNLADCSDLCHSPSTVGLKAVFGSGTSMVSLEDLRQADCVVLMGSNAPANHPRLMNELIKVRERGGAVIVVNPVLEVGLINFATPASLKSLAFGSEIASLYLQPDPGSDVALLMGLAKSLLETNRLDSTFLEAHTEGWQAVIAQLQATGWEHIEHTCGIERAAIEGAAAVIGRAERTVFAWAMGITQHANGVDNVYAIANLALLTGNAGKAGAGTMPIRGHSNVQGFGSMGVSARPKEAIQKALETLLQKPLSRTPGYDTRALIQAADTGKIDALVCLGGNLWGANPDRAQTARALGRIKTIIYLSTKPNPGHFHGLAAQDTIIVPVFTRDENPHKTTTESGNNFVRLNDEGQTHLHDADLISEVEFLTRLAHRMHGETPIDWRRLSETAYVRGLIAQMIPGYEKIGEIDRTGEEFTISGRIFHEPRFATPTGKAKMFVTPLPVLDKPRAEDFGVTTSRRAIALVLVTVRSYSQHNTVVYKAGDTYRGMPHRNCILMHPEDAAAAGFAEHERVTVTGKAGQKEQVEIIFGAPKRGAALMFYPEINDIIRPPVDLRCGIPAFKRNPVLVHAD comes from the coding sequence ATGGCCAGAGTGTTGAAGCCCTACGCTGCCGGGTCCGCCGTCTTCAAGATCAGCCGAGGAGGCGGGCTGCCGGTGTTGCTCTACTGGGCAGAAAAAACCTTGACCCACCGCACGCTGCTCTGGCAAAAACTCAACCACAAAAGTGCCTGCAAGTCCTGCGCCTGGGGAACCGGTGGCCAGAAGGGAGGCTTTTTCAACGAAAAGCACGAACCCCTCCAACGCTGCGCCAAAAGTGTCGAATCGATCGCCTCGGATCTGCAAGGACCAGTGGGTCGAGACTGCTTCGCCCGTATGGATCTTGCCCACCTGCGGGAACTCTCCTCGATGGAAGCCGATAAACTGGGCCGCTTGAGCCATCCGGTGATCCGGCGCGCGAATAGCGACCGCTACGAACCGATCCGTTGGGACGAGGTTTTCGCTATCGCCGCCCAGGCGTTTTCAGCTCCACCTGAGCGCGTCGCCTCCTACTCGTCGGGCCGCTCCTCCAACGAAGCGGCCTATATTCTCCAGTTGATGTTGCGGGCCTACGGCTCCAACAATCTGGCGGACTGCTCGGATCTCTGCCATTCGCCCAGCACCGTCGGCCTCAAAGCAGTCTTCGGCTCCGGCACCTCGATGGTCAGCCTCGAAGACTTGCGACAAGCCGACTGCGTTGTGCTGATGGGCTCCAACGCCCCCGCCAACCACCCGCGCCTGATGAATGAATTGATCAAAGTGCGCGAGCGCGGCGGTGCGGTGATCGTCGTCAACCCGGTACTCGAAGTCGGCCTTATCAACTTCGCCACCCCCGCCTCGCTCAAATCGCTGGCCTTCGGCTCCGAGATTGCTTCACTTTACTTGCAACCCGACCCTGGAAGCGACGTCGCCCTTTTGATGGGACTCGCCAAATCCCTTCTCGAAACCAACCGACTCGACAGCACCTTTCTTGAAGCCCACACCGAGGGCTGGCAAGCCGTGATCGCCCAACTCCAGGCCACCGGTTGGGAGCACATCGAGCACACCTGCGGCATCGAGCGCGCCGCCATTGAAGGAGCGGCGGCAGTCATCGGCCGCGCCGAGCGCACCGTCTTTGCCTGGGCGATGGGGATCACCCAGCACGCCAACGGCGTCGATAATGTCTACGCCATCGCCAATCTGGCTTTGCTCACCGGCAACGCCGGCAAAGCGGGCGCAGGCACGATGCCCATCCGCGGCCACTCCAACGTGCAGGGATTTGGCTCGATGGGGGTGAGCGCTAGGCCCAAAGAAGCGATCCAAAAAGCCCTCGAAACACTCCTGCAAAAACCCCTCAGCCGCACCCCCGGCTACGACACCCGTGCCCTCATCCAGGCCGCCGACACCGGCAAGATCGACGCGCTGGTGTGCCTGGGGGGCAACCTCTGGGGAGCCAATCCCGACCGCGCCCAGACTGCACGCGCCCTCGGCCGCATCAAAACGATCATCTATCTATCCACCAAGCCCAACCCGGGCCACTTCCACGGTCTGGCCGCCCAAGATACGATCATCGTCCCGGTCTTCACCCGCGACGAGAACCCCCACAAGACCACCACCGAGTCGGGCAACAACTTCGTGCGCCTCAACGACGAGGGCCAAACCCATCTGCACGACGCCGATCTCATCTCGGAAGTCGAATTTCTGACGCGCCTCGCCCACCGGATGCACGGCGAGACACCGATCGACTGGCGGCGGCTCAGCGAGACCGCCTACGTGCGCGGGCTCATCGCCCAAATGATCCCCGGCTACGAAAAAATCGGCGAGATCGACCGGACCGGTGAAGAATTTACGATATCGGGACGCATCTTCCACGAGCCCCGATTTGCAACACCCACCGGCAAAGCGAAGATGTTCGTCACCCCCCTGCCGGTGCTCGATAAGCCCAGGGCCGAAGATTTTGGCGTCACAACCTCCAGACGCGCCATCGCCCTGGTGCTGGTCACAGTGCGCTCCTACTCCCAGCACAACACCGTCGTCTACAAAGCAGGCGACACCTACCGGGGGATGCCGCACCGCAACTGCATCCTGATGCACCCCGAGGACGCCGCCGCCGCCGGATTCGCCGAGCACGAGCGGGTAACGGTCACCGGCAAAGCCGGCCAAAAAGAGCAGGTCGAAATTATCTTCGGCGCCCCCAAGCGCGGCGCCGCCCTGATGTTCTATCCCGAAATCAACGACATCATCCGCCCCCCCGTGGACCTGCGCTGCGGCATCCCGGCATTCAAGCGCAACCCGGTGCTTGTCCACGCCGATTGA
- a CDS encoding SAM hydrolase/SAM-dependent halogenase family protein — translation MLIHLIADYGNGDPAFSEVAQRLMLHTGEAQILPVSVPPFSTLATGFWVAQLGLNPSPPDMLIYHNCAPRKDDVQPRADNEGEGLVYALLPGGIRTVGVNAGYTLSFIKDSALALHWVNVARAGSQFRSRDIFPVAAAKIAAGDESLLGNPLERERLPDLPADRIAWVDGYGNLKTTIAHSSLALEVGTKLVLRVGDAVSDAVYSDGSFRVPEGTLAFAPGSSGWNDPDGGTPIRWMELFLRGGSAWQRFGRPKLEEKVTILAR, via the coding sequence ATGCTCATCCACCTGATTGCCGACTACGGCAACGGCGATCCGGCTTTTTCAGAAGTGGCCCAACGCCTGATGCTCCACACCGGGGAAGCCCAGATCCTGCCGGTGTCGGTGCCGCCCTTCAGCACCCTGGCCACCGGATTCTGGGTGGCGCAATTGGGGCTCAACCCATCCCCGCCGGACATGCTCATCTACCACAACTGCGCCCCCCGCAAAGACGACGTGCAACCGCGCGCCGATAACGAGGGTGAAGGTCTGGTCTACGCCTTACTTCCCGGAGGTATCCGTACCGTCGGGGTCAACGCCGGGTACACCCTCTCGTTTATCAAAGATAGTGCCCTGGCGCTCCACTGGGTAAACGTGGCGCGCGCCGGGTCGCAGTTTCGCTCGCGCGACATCTTTCCGGTGGCAGCCGCCAAGATCGCCGCCGGGGACGAGTCGCTTTTGGGCAACCCCCTGGAGCGCGAGCGGCTGCCGGATCTGCCCGCCGACCGCATCGCCTGGGTGGACGGCTACGGCAACTTGAAGACAACCATCGCCCACAGTAGCCTGGCCCTCGAAGTCGGCACCAAACTGGTGCTGCGGGTGGGCGACGCAGTCAGCGACGCGGTCTACTCCGACGGCAGCTTTCGGGTACCGGAGGGCACCCTCGCCTTTGCCCCCGGCAGCTCGGGCTGGAACGATCCCGACGGCGGTACACCGATTCGCTGGATGGAGCTGTTTTTGCGCGGCGGCAGCGCCTGGCAGCGCTTCGGCAGGCCCAAGCTGGAGGAAAAAGTCACGATTTTGGCCCGCTGA
- a CDS encoding AI-2E family transporter yields the protein MGEPAENANGGVLLTRISTNALVRFLLLFACGWALLTLFSYFEYVITTFTFAAVLALLLNYPARYLERFIGRGASLAVVIVLSLISMVVVVAGLGVTIVGQVQQLANAIVNTFNSSADPLTRLEEFLTARRIRIDLEPVQQQATELARNTIGFILGSLPSFLGSYVTFIVIVVVAFFMLADGGRIWGLLIKFLPAAQRVRFSQSVQSNFAGFFQGQLLIALFLGTASFVVFTLLEIPFALVLALTVALFDLIPGIGATLGVGLVCLTVLVQGDWVATLKLFVACIALQQIQDNFIAPRVMQSTVNLNPVIVFFALLVGARIGGLIGVFLAVPVAGVVVSLLDVEEAQSKQT from the coding sequence ATGGGAGAACCGGCCGAAAATGCAAACGGCGGCGTTTTATTAACCCGCATCAGTACCAACGCCCTGGTGCGCTTTTTGTTGTTGTTCGCCTGCGGCTGGGCGCTTTTGACGTTGTTTTCGTACTTCGAGTACGTGATTACGACATTCACCTTCGCGGCGGTCCTGGCGCTGCTGCTCAACTATCCGGCGCGCTATCTGGAGCGCTTTATCGGTCGGGGCGCTTCCCTGGCGGTGGTGATCGTGCTCAGTCTGATTTCGATGGTCGTGGTCGTCGCAGGGCTGGGGGTGACTATCGTCGGCCAGGTGCAGCAGCTGGCTAACGCGATTGTCAACACGTTCAACTCTTCGGCGGACCCGCTGACCCGGTTGGAGGAGTTTCTCACGGCCCGCCGCATTCGGATCGACCTCGAACCAGTACAACAACAGGCCACCGAGCTGGCCAGAAACACGATCGGCTTTATCCTCGGTTCGTTGCCGTCGTTTCTGGGAAGCTACGTCACGTTTATCGTCATCGTCGTGGTTGCTTTTTTTATGCTCGCCGACGGCGGACGGATCTGGGGGCTGTTGATCAAATTCTTGCCCGCCGCTCAACGGGTGCGCTTCTCGCAGTCGGTGCAGAGCAACTTCGCGGGCTTTTTTCAGGGGCAACTGTTGATTGCGTTGTTTTTGGGGACTGCGAGCTTTGTGGTCTTTACCCTCCTGGAGATCCCCTTTGCTCTGGTACTGGCCCTCACCGTCGCCCTGTTCGATTTGATCCCCGGCATCGGGGCAACGCTGGGGGTGGGGCTGGTCTGTCTGACGGTGCTGGTGCAGGGGGATTGGGTCGCGACGCTCAAATTGTTCGTCGCCTGCATCGCGCTCCAGCAGATCCAGGATAATTTCATCGCCCCCCGGGTGATGCAGAGCACGGTCAACCTCAATCCGGTAATCGTCTTTTTTGCGCTGCTGGTCGGGGCGCGCATCGGTGGATTGATCGGCGTGTTTCTGGCCGTGCCGGTGGCGGGGGTGGTGGTTAGCCTGCTCGACGTCGAAGAAGCCCAGTCCAAGCAGACCTGA
- a CDS encoding ComEC/Rec2 family competence protein, with product MERNGYFLVSGAYFAGLLLSGWAWGCLGLGLLTLVGALASLRVYALPSWRFWVVAFVFAVGAGAYLHLRTPRPAPTDVSWTAPRSSAVLTGTVSGSVRLGPAGQRFMLTLDRLGSGTVWVRAPGRPAVRPGERVHISGALRRPAVPANPNSFDERAYLRRQGAFAVLKADTLAVLAAPAPDWLVLARERIAAAHKRFLGEEAGALLGALVVGAEAVALPRAVEERYRAVGLAHLLAASGAQVSILLGAALVLLRGYPPPVQAAVGGILLAGFVALAGGGPSILRAAAMGAVALLAIVLGEKAEPLGALWAAAFVLLVADPLMIWDLGFAFSFLATLGLVVSVPRLTARLEGLPGTIAAALAVGFAATLWTLPLQLLIFGQWSPYALALNLLAAPAVEVLTLGGMAASALALVHLEAAGVVDIPLGWLLRALDALVRQVVDWPGSLATPGLLLPVQAVALYALLIAAHTHLSWRSLTLAAALVLVAPGWLPRPAATLAVLASGGSEALVIETRRRTLVLGGGSVGAVVGVLVPYLEARGRLAVDAVVATGEAPWQTGGLRELLEAAEVEGLYDGVPPPRSAHWRQLCAQLGTTRCVPLVPGERIELEEEVELRLLASEPPALLLEAAGSTLLLAGSPSLLEQRWLLQEHRATLGRVQWLWSGGRLPEALLRLDRLQGVLVSGRERGRSPERLSRWSTERHGGLIWEAWPGGARVSANE from the coding sequence ATGGAGCGCAACGGCTACTTTTTGGTGAGCGGAGCGTACTTTGCGGGGTTGTTGCTCTCGGGGTGGGCCTGGGGCTGCCTGGGGCTTGGGCTGCTGACTCTGGTGGGAGCCCTCGCCTCTCTACGGGTTTATGCCTTGCCTTCCTGGCGCTTCTGGGTGGTGGCGTTCGTATTTGCCGTGGGTGCGGGAGCTTACCTGCACCTGCGCACCCCCCGGCCTGCGCCTACGGACGTCAGTTGGACCGCTCCGCGTTCATCGGCGGTGCTGACCGGCACGGTCAGCGGTTCTGTGCGTCTGGGGCCGGCCGGACAGCGCTTTATGCTCACCCTGGATCGGCTCGGGTCGGGCACAGTCTGGGTGCGCGCTCCGGGAAGGCCGGCCGTGCGCCCCGGTGAGCGGGTGCACATCAGCGGCGCTTTGCGCCGGCCGGCCGTGCCTGCCAATCCCAATAGCTTCGATGAGCGGGCGTACTTGAGAAGACAGGGAGCCTTTGCCGTGCTGAAGGCCGATACGCTCGCCGTGCTGGCTGCCCCGGCTCCCGATTGGCTTGTCCTGGCCCGCGAGCGCATTGCCGCTGCCCACAAGCGCTTTTTGGGCGAAGAGGCCGGTGCGTTGCTGGGTGCTCTGGTGGTCGGGGCAGAGGCGGTGGCCCTGCCGAGGGCCGTCGAGGAGCGCTACCGCGCCGTCGGCCTCGCCCATCTGCTCGCTGCTTCTGGAGCCCAGGTTTCGATCTTGCTGGGGGCGGCTCTGGTCTTGCTGCGCGGCTATCCGCCGCCGGTGCAGGCGGCGGTGGGAGGGATTTTGCTCGCGGGATTCGTGGCCCTTGCCGGGGGCGGGCCTTCGATATTGCGGGCGGCGGCCATGGGTGCGGTGGCGCTGCTGGCCATCGTCCTGGGCGAGAAGGCGGAGCCGCTCGGAGCCCTCTGGGCTGCCGCCTTTGTCCTGCTCGTCGCCGATCCGCTGATGATTTGGGATCTGGGCTTTGCCTTCAGTTTTTTGGCCACCCTCGGGCTGGTGGTGAGCGTCCCGAGACTGACTGCCCGCTTGGAGGGTCTGCCGGGAACGATCGCGGCCGCCCTCGCCGTGGGCTTCGCTGCCACCCTGTGGACGCTGCCGCTGCAACTGCTGATTTTCGGCCAGTGGAGCCCCTACGCCCTGGCGCTCAACCTGCTGGCCGCCCCCGCTGTCGAAGTGCTCACCCTGGGTGGCATGGCGGCAAGCGCCCTTGCCCTGGTCCACCTGGAGGCTGCCGGGGTGGTGGACATCCCCTTGGGTTGGCTGCTGAGGGCGCTCGACGCGCTGGTGCGGCAGGTGGTGGATTGGCCGGGCAGCCTCGCCACCCCCGGCCTGCTGCTGCCGGTGCAGGCGGTGGCGCTTTACGCCTTGCTCATCGCGGCCCACACCCACCTATCCTGGCGGTCCCTCACCCTCGCCGCCGCTCTGGTGCTGGTGGCTCCCGGTTGGCTGCCCCGGCCTGCCGCCACCCTCGCGGTGCTCGCGAGCGGCGGCTCCGAAGCGCTGGTGATCGAGACACGGCGCCGCACCCTGGTGCTGGGCGGCGGTTCGGTTGGAGCGGTGGTCGGCGTGCTGGTACCCTATCTCGAAGCGCGCGGCCGTCTGGCCGTCGATGCGGTCGTCGCCACCGGCGAGGCCCCCTGGCAAACCGGTGGGCTGCGGGAGTTGCTTGAAGCTGCCGAAGTCGAGGGGCTTTACGACGGCGTGCCGCCGCCGCGCTCCGCCCATTGGCGGCAGCTTTGCGCACAGCTGGGTACAACCCGCTGCGTCCCCCTTGTCCCCGGCGAACGCATCGAACTGGAGGAAGAGGTCGAGCTGCGGCTGCTGGCGAGCGAGCCCCCGGCGCTTTTGTTGGAAGCGGCCGGCTCAACGCTGCTGTTGGCCGGCTCGCCCAGCCTGCTTGAGCAGCGCTGGCTGCTGCAGGAGCATCGCGCTACGCTCGGCCGGGTGCAATGGCTGTGGAGCGGCGGGCGGCTGCCGGAGGCTTTGCTGAGGCTCGACCGCCTGCAGGGTGTACTCGTCAGCGGTCGCGAGCGGGGCCGCTCGCCCGAGCGGTTGTCCCGCTGGAGCACCGAGCGGCACGGGGGGCTTATCTGGGAAGCCTGGCCCGGCGGCGCACGGGTCAGTGCAAACGAGTAG
- a CDS encoding DUF2499 domain-containing protein produces the protein MQALSLPTWIIHIASVVEWTLAIALIWRYGERTGERSFRALCWGMLPALVGAMAVLVWHYFDNRPDLAYLGQLQAAMTLLGNTTLAFAAYLIYRSARRGPQKAP, from the coding sequence ATGCAGGCGCTCTCTCTACCCACCTGGATCATTCATATCGCCAGTGTCGTCGAGTGGACGCTGGCCATCGCACTGATCTGGCGCTACGGCGAGCGCACGGGCGAGCGGTCCTTCCGGGCGCTGTGCTGGGGGATGCTGCCGGCGCTGGTGGGAGCGATGGCGGTCCTGGTCTGGCATTACTTCGACAATCGGCCCGATCTGGCCTATCTGGGCCAACTGCAGGCGGCGATGACCCTCCTGGGCAACACCACGCTGGCGTTTGCAGCCTATCTGATCTACCGCTCCGCCCGCCGCGGGCCCCAAAAAGCACCGTGA